A genomic window from Candidatus Thiocaldithrix dubininis includes:
- a CDS encoding MoxR family ATPase, which produces MRPSQLSHVLDKEFAGTLQGYHTPVMLWGAPGVGKSQIIAQIGQKHQVPVIDIRLSQMEPSDLRGIPFRENSLVEWAIPAMLPDAQRHGTQGILFLDEITSAVPSVSAAAYQLILDRRLGEYQVPEGWAIFAAGNRQGDRGVTYTMPAPLANRFSHYEVDLNLDDWVAWAYQHQIDERIIGFLRFRPEQLFKFDAAHNPVAFPTPRSWEFAHRALQKFSNSPTLLLGTLQACVGAAAGIELKAFIDSLEHMPDLDAILRGEEVKAPKEVDLQYAVASALVGRAIRAKGSSEAHVVYGHILDYAKAFPLKEMGVMLVSDMLRAVGDDIFSVPAFAQWAQAMGDIMLYD; this is translated from the coding sequence ATGCGCCCTTCCCAACTTAGCCACGTATTAGATAAAGAATTTGCGGGTACATTACAGGGTTATCATACCCCCGTGATGTTGTGGGGTGCGCCGGGCGTGGGTAAGTCACAAATCATTGCGCAAATTGGGCAAAAACATCAGGTACCTGTGATTGATATTCGCTTGTCACAAATGGAACCTAGCGATTTACGCGGTATTCCTTTTCGTGAGAATAGCTTAGTGGAATGGGCGATTCCTGCCATGTTGCCTGATGCTCAACGCCACGGTACACAAGGTATTTTATTCTTAGACGAAATTACCTCGGCTGTGCCCAGTGTGTCCGCCGCTGCTTATCAATTGATTCTAGACAGACGCTTAGGTGAATACCAAGTACCTGAAGGCTGGGCAATTTTTGCTGCGGGCAACCGCCAAGGGGATCGCGGTGTTACCTATACCATGCCCGCACCCTTAGCGAACCGCTTCTCACATTATGAAGTCGATTTAAACTTAGACGATTGGGTAGCATGGGCGTATCAGCATCAGATTGATGAACGTATTATTGGCTTCTTACGCTTTCGTCCAGAACAATTATTCAAATTTGACGCGGCACATAACCCCGTTGCTTTCCCCACTCCGCGTTCATGGGAATTCGCACATCGTGCCTTACAGAAATTTAGCAACTCTCCGACCTTATTATTGGGTACGTTGCAAGCCTGTGTCGGTGCAGCCGCTGGGATTGAACTCAAAGCCTTTATCGACAGTCTCGAACACATGCCAGATTTAGACGCGATTTTACGTGGTGAAGAAGTCAAAGCTCCCAAAGAAGTCGACTTACAATACGCGGTCGCTTCCGCCTTAGTGGGTCGCGCCATTCGCGCCAAAGGCAGCTCTGAGGCTCACGTTGTTTATGGGCATATTTTAGATTACGCCAAAGCCTTTCCCTTAAAAGAAATGGGCGTTATGTTGGTGTCGGATATGTTACGCGCGGTAGGTGATGATATTTTTAGCGTGCCTGCCTTTGCTCAATGGGCGCAGGCAATGGGCGATATTATGTTATATGACTAA
- the purL gene encoding phosphoribosylformylglycinamidine synthase, protein MLILAGSVALSEFRRTKLLNTLQAAVPSVTAIKAEYTHFVRANRDLSANEQARLTTLLTYEEVQGDHQFSGTLFVVTPRAGTISPWSSKATDIAHNCGLSMVERVERGIAYDVQTSQALSDAERDTLAALLHDRMTEMVLNDLQDAVVLFSEAEPAPLRYVDITGDAKTALAQANKDWGLALSADEIDYLAENYAELGRNPTDVELMMFAQANSEHCRHKIFNADWVIDGKAQPKSLFGMIRNTYQHAPDGILSAYKDNASVVEGPLATRFFPDTKTGEYHYTNEPVHLLMKVETHNHPTAISPFPGAATGSGGEIRDEGATGIGSKPKAGLCGFSVSNLRIPGYEQPWEQDFGKPGRIVSALDIMLEGPIGAAAFNNEFGRPNIAGYFRTFEMLVPGAKGTELRGYHKPIMIAGGMGNIRDGNIEKKSLPEGTPIVVLGGPAMLIGLGGGAASSMASGTSAENLDFASVQRGNPEMERRCQEVIDRCVALGKDNPILSIHDVGAGGISNAIPEIINDAGRGGRFELRTVPNDEPGMSPMEIWCNEAQERYVLAIAEDKLDTFRALCERERAVYAVVGTATVEQQLLVGDSLFDNNPVNLPMNVLLGKPPKMLRNVNHLTFHKPEVDLSHINLADAVERVLQLPTVASKSFLITIGDRTVTGMVARDQMVGPWQVPVADVAVTSTDYHTYFGEAMAMGERTPIALVNPAASGRMAIGEAITNIAAASIDNLRNIRLSANWMAAAGYPGEDAALFDTVKAVGEELCPRLGLAIPVGKDSLSMKTVWQQGDEAREMTAPLSLIISAFSPVTDIRKTLTPQLRTDKGDTDLILVDLGKGRNRLAASALAQVYGQVGHQAPDLENPNALKAFFNAIQDLRAEGLILAYHDRADGGLLATLAEMSFAGHTGLTVCVGQFSEQLLPALFNEELGAVLQVKHCDTDTVLEVFREAGLSHCTHVMGELNDSDELVITFAHQEVYRAPRAKLQQLWSETSYRLQALRDNADCAAQEFERLSDAKDPGLSVKASFNPDDDIAAPYIKTGVRPAVAILREQGVNGQVEMAAAFDRAGFKAVDVHMTDIISGRVSLKDFKGMVACGGFSYGDVLGAGGGWAKTILMNPQASDEFAAFFARQDSFGLGVCNGCQMYAQLRDMIPGAAHWPRFYRNRSEQFEARYATVEVLKSPSLFLQGMEGSVLPIAIAHGEGRAVFDQGINPADVMAEGLVGLRYVDNYGSATEHYPENPNGSPLGITGLSTQDGRFTIMMPHPERLFRAVQHSWLPEGWGDDGAWLRMFRNARVWVG, encoded by the coding sequence ATGCTGATTCTTGCTGGTAGTGTTGCGTTGTCTGAATTCCGCCGTACCAAGTTACTGAATACGCTACAAGCCGCTGTGCCAAGCGTGACTGCGATCAAAGCTGAATATACCCATTTTGTGAGAGCCAATCGCGATTTAAGCGCGAATGAGCAAGCGCGTTTAACAACATTGCTGACTTATGAAGAAGTACAAGGCGACCATCAATTTAGTGGTACGTTATTTGTCGTAACCCCGCGTGCGGGCACGATTTCGCCGTGGTCGAGTAAAGCGACTGACATTGCGCATAATTGCGGCTTAAGCATGGTTGAGCGCGTTGAACGTGGTATTGCTTACGATGTACAAACAAGCCAAGCCTTAAGTGATGCTGAGCGCGATACATTAGCCGCTTTATTGCATGATCGTATGACCGAAATGGTGTTAAACGATTTGCAAGATGCAGTGGTGTTATTTTCAGAAGCTGAACCCGCGCCCTTACGTTATGTGGATATTACGGGCGATGCGAAAACCGCACTGGCACAAGCCAATAAAGATTGGGGTTTAGCTTTATCAGCCGATGAAATTGATTATTTAGCCGAAAATTATGCAGAGTTAGGGCGCAATCCCACCGATGTGGAATTAATGATGTTTGCGCAAGCCAACTCAGAACATTGCCGCCACAAAATTTTTAATGCCGATTGGGTAATTGATGGTAAAGCGCAGCCTAAATCCTTATTTGGCATGATTCGCAATACCTATCAACACGCACCCGATGGAATTTTGTCCGCCTATAAAGACAATGCGTCGGTGGTTGAAGGTCCACTAGCTACGCGCTTTTTCCCTGATACGAAAACCGGCGAATACCACTACACCAATGAGCCGGTACACTTATTAATGAAGGTGGAAACGCATAACCATCCGACCGCGATTTCGCCTTTTCCGGGGGCAGCGACCGGCTCAGGCGGTGAGATTCGTGATGAGGGTGCAACGGGAATTGGCTCTAAACCAAAAGCGGGTTTATGTGGTTTTTCCGTGTCTAACTTACGTATTCCGGGCTATGAACAGCCATGGGAACAAGATTTCGGTAAGCCGGGGCGCATTGTGTCCGCACTAGACATTATGCTCGAAGGGCCAATTGGCGCGGCGGCGTTTAATAATGAATTTGGTCGCCCAAATATTGCCGGTTATTTCCGCACATTTGAAATGCTCGTACCGGGTGCAAAAGGCACAGAATTACGCGGCTACCACAAGCCGATTATGATTGCCGGGGGGATGGGTAATATTCGCGATGGCAATATTGAGAAAAAATCCTTGCCTGAAGGCACGCCGATTGTCGTTTTAGGTGGTCCTGCCATGTTAATCGGTTTGGGTGGCGGTGCGGCATCTTCGATGGCAAGTGGTACGAGTGCCGAAAATTTAGATTTTGCTTCAGTACAACGTGGCAATCCCGAAATGGAACGCCGTTGCCAAGAAGTGATCGACCGTTGCGTTGCCTTAGGCAAAGACAATCCGATTCTGTCGATTCACGATGTGGGCGCGGGCGGTATTTCTAACGCGATTCCTGAAATTATTAATGATGCGGGGCGTGGAGGTCGCTTTGAATTGCGTACTGTACCGAATGATGAACCCGGTATGTCGCCAATGGAAATTTGGTGTAATGAAGCGCAAGAGCGTTATGTCTTAGCCATTGCGGAAGATAAGCTGGATACCTTCCGTGCGTTATGTGAACGCGAGCGTGCGGTCTATGCGGTGGTGGGGACAGCCACGGTAGAACAGCAGTTATTGGTCGGTGATTCCTTATTTGACAATAATCCGGTGAATTTACCCATGAATGTATTATTGGGTAAGCCGCCGAAAATGCTGCGTAATGTCAATCACTTAACCTTCCATAAACCGGAAGTGGATTTAAGTCATATCAACTTAGCGGACGCGGTTGAACGGGTTTTGCAATTACCTACGGTGGCTTCCAAATCCTTTTTGATTACCATCGGCGACCGTACCGTTACTGGCATGGTGGCGCGTGATCAAATGGTAGGCCCTTGGCAAGTGCCCGTCGCCGACGTGGCGGTGACCAGTACCGATTACCATACCTATTTTGGCGAAGCGATGGCAATGGGCGAACGTACTCCGATTGCCTTGGTGAATCCGGCTGCATCTGGACGCATGGCGATTGGTGAAGCTATTACCAATATTGCCGCCGCCAGTATTGATAATTTGCGCAATATTCGCTTATCCGCTAACTGGATGGCAGCGGCGGGTTATCCGGGTGAAGATGCGGCGTTATTCGATACAGTTAAAGCGGTGGGTGAAGAACTTTGCCCGCGTTTAGGGTTAGCCATTCCGGTTGGTAAAGATTCGCTGTCAATGAAAACTGTGTGGCAGCAAGGCGATGAAGCGCGTGAAATGACTGCGCCGTTATCGCTGATTATTTCCGCATTCTCTCCCGTAACCGATATTCGTAAAACCCTAACCCCACAATTACGCACGGATAAAGGCGATACCGATTTAATTTTAGTGGATTTAGGTAAAGGACGTAATCGTTTAGCAGCGTCCGCCTTAGCACAAGTCTACGGTCAAGTCGGACATCAAGCACCAGATTTAGAAAACCCTAATGCCTTAAAAGCCTTCTTTAATGCCATTCAAGACCTACGCGCCGAAGGCTTAATTTTAGCGTATCACGACCGTGCCGATGGCGGCTTGTTAGCCACGTTAGCCGAAATGAGCTTTGCCGGACATACCGGCTTAACCGTGTGTGTTGGACAATTCAGCGAGCAATTGTTACCGGCTTTATTCAATGAAGAATTGGGTGCGGTGTTACAAGTCAAACATTGCGATACTGATACCGTATTAGAAGTGTTCCGTGAAGCGGGTTTAAGCCATTGCACGCATGTAATGGGCGAGTTAAACGATAGCGACGAGCTGGTCATCACCTTTGCGCATCAAGAGGTTTATCGCGCGCCGCGTGCCAAGCTGCAACAGCTCTGGTCTGAAACCAGCTATCGTCTGCAAGCCCTACGCGATAATGCCGATTGCGCTGCCCAAGAATTTGAGCGTTTAAGCGATGCCAAAGACCCCGGCTTAAGTGTTAAAGCGAGCTTTAACCCAGATGACGACATTGCTGCACCGTATATTAAAACGGGTGTGCGCCCCGCTGTGGCGATTTTGCGCGAACAAGGCGTAAACGGTCAGGTGGAAATGGCGGCGGCGTTTGACCGTGCGGGCTTTAAAGCGGTTGACGTACACATGACCGATATTATTAGCGGCCGGGTCAGTCTCAAAGATTTCAAAGGCATGGTGGCTTGTGGTGGCTTCTCTTACGGCGACGTACTCGGTGCAGGCGGCGGCTGGGCAAAAACCATTTTAATGAATCCGCAAGCCAGCGATGAATTTGCTGCCTTCTTTGCACGTCAGGATTCGTTTGGTTTAGGCGTGTGCAACGGCTGCCAAATGTATGCGCAATTGCGCGATATGATACCGGGGGCGGCGCATTGGCCACGTTTTTATCGTAATCGCTCTGAACAATTTGAAGCGCGTTATGCCACGGTCGAAGTGTTGAAATCGCCGTCCTTATTCTTACAAGGCATGGAAGGTTCAGTGCTGCCGATTGCGATTGCCCACGGCGAAGGTCGCGCGGTATTCGATCAGGGTATAAACCCTGCGGATGTCATGGCAGAAGGCTTAGTCGGTTTACGTTACGTCGACAACTACGGTTCGGCAACGGAACATTATCCCGAAAATCCGAATGGCTCACCCTTAGGTATTACCGGCTTAAGCACGCAAGACGGGCGCTTCACCATTATGATGCCGCACCCTGAACGCTTATTCCGGGCAGTACAACACTCATGGCTACCCGAAGGCTGGGGCGACGACGGCGCGTGGTTGCGTATGTTCCGCAATGCACGGGTATGGGTGGGTTAA
- the pgeF gene encoding peptidoglycan editing factor PgeF: MKFDWIIPNWAAPANVKAVCTTRSGGVSLAPFESLNLGNHVGDDPYAVARNRLLVGDILNLPTEPLWLQQVHGTDVCGMGAVSCYPTADASVALQKAQVCVVMTADCLPVLFCDQAGTKAGAAHAGWRGLQAGVLERTVQALQTEPRELMAWLGPAIGATAFEVGEEVRHAFMQSDAAAEAAFKPSSNAGKWLADIYLLARQRLQGLGVTQISGGDYCTYSDTERFFSYRRDGQTGRMGSFIWLE; the protein is encoded by the coding sequence ATGAAGTTTGATTGGATCATCCCGAATTGGGCCGCGCCTGCCAACGTGAAAGCAGTTTGTACAACACGTAGCGGCGGTGTGAGTCTAGCGCCGTTTGAGAGTTTAAATTTGGGCAATCATGTGGGTGATGACCCGTATGCGGTGGCGCGGAATCGTTTGTTAGTCGGGGATATTTTAAATCTGCCAACCGAGCCGTTGTGGTTGCAGCAAGTTCACGGTACGGATGTGTGCGGTATGGGTGCGGTTTCTTGTTATCCAACGGCGGATGCGTCGGTGGCGTTACAGAAGGCGCAGGTGTGTGTGGTGATGACGGCGGATTGTTTGCCTGTATTATTTTGTGATCAGGCGGGAACAAAAGCCGGTGCGGCGCATGCGGGTTGGCGTGGCTTACAGGCGGGCGTATTAGAACGCACGGTGCAGGCTTTGCAAACTGAACCCCGTGAGTTAATGGCGTGGTTGGGTCCTGCTATTGGGGCGACTGCGTTTGAGGTGGGTGAGGAAGTGCGCCACGCGTTTATGCAGTCTGATGCGGCAGCAGAAGCGGCATTTAAGCCATCAAGCAATGCGGGGAAATGGTTGGCGGATATTTATCTGTTGGCGCGGCAACGTTTGCAGGGATTGGGGGTTACGCAAATTAGCGGCGGGGATTATTGCACTTATTCAGATACTGAACGTTTCTTTTCTTATCGGCGTGACGGGCAAACCGGACGTATGGGGAGCTTTATTTGGTTGGAATAA
- the leuS gene encoding leucine--tRNA ligase produces MQEQYNHTSLEPEVQAFWEQNRSFEVTEDPDKEKYYCLSMFPYPSGVLHMGHVRNYTIGDVIARFQRMQGKNVLQPMGWDAFGLPAENAAIKNNTAPANWTYKNIDYMRSQLKSMGLGIDWSREIATCKPDYYRWEQWFFTQLYEKGLVYRKKSTVNWDPVDQTVLANEQVIDGRGWRSGALIEQREIDQWFLRITAYADELLEELNKLPGWPQQVRTMQENWIGRSEGVELEFGLFGLDQKLSVFTTRPDTLMGVTYVAVAAQHPLALQAAQTNPEIAAFIEECKQVKVAEADIATLEKKGIATPFRALHPITGESVPVMIANFVLMSYGSGAVMSVPAHDQRDWEFAKAYQLPIKQVIAPADGAAIDLSEAAYTEKGVLVNSGEFTGLTSAAAFEAIAAKLASLGKGRKRVNFRLRDWGVSRQRYWGCPIPIIYCDTCGAVPVPEQDLPVVLPEDVSFDETGGSPIKRMPEFYQTTCPCCGKPATRETDTFDTFFESSWYYARYACPDNSSAMLDERANYWLPVDQYIGGIEHAILHLLYARFFHKLMRDNGLVDSDEPFTNLLTQGMVLAETYYREDENGRQDWFAPKNVTVERDEKGRVTGAALDSDGLPVLVGGTTKMSKSKNNGVDPQEMIEKYGADTLRLFSMFAAPPDQSMEWSDSGVEGAQRFLRRLWKQVFDHVSAGKAEHLTVTALNESQKALRRKVHQTLQKVGDDMSRRYTFNTVVAANMELLNDISRFNDDSAQGQAVRQEALEKVILMLAPITPHISHMLWQALGHETAVIDTSWPNVDDSALVQNTLELIVQVNGKVRGKVQVSASASEDEIKAAALANENVLKFTEGTSIQKVIVVKGRLVNIVVAA; encoded by the coding sequence ATGCAGGAACAGTACAATCACACAAGCTTAGAACCTGAAGTGCAAGCATTCTGGGAGCAGAATCGCAGCTTTGAGGTGACAGAAGACCCTGATAAGGAAAAATACTACTGCCTGTCTATGTTTCCTTACCCGAGTGGCGTGCTACACATGGGGCACGTGCGCAACTATACCATTGGTGACGTGATTGCGCGTTTCCAACGTATGCAGGGTAAAAATGTATTACAGCCAATGGGTTGGGATGCGTTTGGTTTGCCTGCTGAAAATGCCGCTATTAAAAACAATACTGCGCCCGCCAACTGGACGTATAAAAACATTGATTATATGCGTAGTCAGTTGAAATCAATGGGCTTAGGTATTGATTGGTCACGCGAAATTGCAACGTGTAAGCCGGATTATTATCGTTGGGAACAGTGGTTTTTTACCCAGTTATATGAAAAAGGCTTGGTATACCGTAAAAAATCCACCGTCAACTGGGATCCTGTTGACCAAACCGTATTAGCCAATGAGCAAGTCATTGATGGGCGTGGTTGGCGTTCGGGTGCGTTGATTGAACAGCGTGAAATTGATCAATGGTTCTTGCGCATTACGGCTTATGCCGATGAATTACTAGAAGAATTAAATAAATTACCGGGTTGGCCACAACAAGTTCGTACCATGCAGGAAAACTGGATTGGGCGTTCTGAAGGTGTGGAATTAGAATTCGGTTTATTTGGCTTAGATCAGAAATTAAGTGTCTTTACCACACGCCCTGATACTTTAATGGGTGTGACTTATGTTGCGGTCGCAGCACAACACCCGTTAGCGTTACAAGCTGCGCAAACTAACCCTGAGATTGCCGCCTTTATTGAGGAATGCAAGCAAGTCAAAGTGGCCGAAGCGGATATAGCAACCTTAGAGAAAAAAGGTATTGCCACCCCGTTTAGAGCGTTGCATCCGATTACCGGCGAATCCGTACCGGTGATGATTGCCAACTTCGTGTTAATGTCGTATGGCTCAGGTGCGGTTATGTCTGTACCTGCCCACGATCAACGCGATTGGGAATTTGCCAAAGCGTATCAATTGCCCATTAAACAAGTGATTGCACCCGCCGATGGTGCAGCCATTGATTTAAGTGAAGCAGCTTACACGGAAAAAGGTGTATTGGTAAATTCCGGCGAATTTACGGGCTTAACCTCAGCCGCTGCCTTTGAAGCGATTGCCGCTAAATTAGCCAGCTTAGGCAAAGGGCGTAAGCGGGTAAATTTCCGTTTGCGGGACTGGGGGGTATCGCGTCAGCGCTATTGGGGTTGCCCGATTCCAATTATTTATTGTGATACTTGCGGGGCTGTGCCTGTACCCGAACAAGATTTACCCGTGGTATTGCCGGAAGATGTAAGCTTTGATGAAACCGGTGGCTCACCGATTAAGCGTATGCCGGAGTTTTATCAAACTACTTGCCCGTGTTGCGGCAAACCGGCGACGCGTGAAACCGATACGTTTGATACCTTCTTTGAATCGTCATGGTATTACGCACGTTACGCTTGCCCCGATAATAGCAGCGCGATGTTAGATGAACGTGCGAATTATTGGTTACCTGTTGACCAATATATCGGCGGTATTGAACACGCGATTTTGCATTTATTGTATGCGCGTTTCTTCCATAAGTTGATGCGCGATAATGGCTTAGTGGATAGCGACGAGCCATTCACCAATTTATTAACGCAAGGTATGGTGTTAGCTGAAACCTATTACCGTGAAGATGAGAACGGTCGCCAAGATTGGTTTGCGCCGAAAAATGTAACAGTAGAACGTGACGAGAAAGGACGCGTAACCGGCGCGGCTTTAGATAGTGATGGTTTGCCGGTCTTAGTCGGTGGCACAACCAAAATGTCTAAATCCAAAAACAATGGGGTTGATCCGCAAGAAATGATCGAGAAATACGGTGCGGATACCTTACGCTTATTTTCGATGTTTGCTGCTCCACCCGATCAAAGCATGGAATGGTCAGATTCAGGGGTTGAAGGGGCGCAACGCTTCTTACGCCGCTTATGGAAGCAAGTGTTTGATCATGTTAGTGCAGGCAAAGCGGAACATTTAACGGTTACGGCCTTAAACGAGAGCCAAAAAGCCTTACGCCGTAAAGTGCATCAAACCTTGCAAAAGGTGGGTGACGATATGAGCCGCCGTTACACCTTTAATACGGTAGTGGCGGCGAATATGGAATTGTTAAACGACATTAGCCGTTTTAACGATGATAGCGCCCAAGGACAAGCGGTGCGCCAAGAAGCTTTAGAAAAAGTGATCTTAATGTTAGCGCCGATTACCCCGCATATTAGTCATATGTTATGGCAGGCGTTAGGGCATGAGACAGCAGTTATTGATACCTCTTGGCCCAATGTGGATGACAGCGCTTTAGTGCAAAATACCTTGGAATTAATCGTGCAAGTGAATGGCAAAGTGCGCGGTAAGGTACAAGTGAGTGCAAGCGCATCCGAAGATGAGATTAAGGCCGCCGCCTTAGCCAATGAGAATGTGCTGAAATTTACGGAAGGCACAAGCATTCAAAAAGTTATTGTGGTGAAAGGACGCTTAGTCAATATCGTGGTAGCCGCATGA
- the lptE gene encoding LPS assembly lipoprotein LptE, with amino-acid sequence MKRGLALVSLLLVLSACGGEPFRLHHNRPIPDFVKQQGVYIEEAFEQDPGRINGVVEGLRNALEERKVPVMSSPQTPNKIVITRIRENRTVSGYSASRQVREYNHTIEVDYKLVSPYINAPIEQTIRAERSQVYNSTYVLGTAEEEIAIKQELQQEAVRLMLLRLQALDLK; translated from the coding sequence ATGAAACGCGGACTTGCCTTGGTTAGTTTGCTGTTAGTGCTCAGTGCGTGTGGAGGCGAGCCGTTTCGCTTGCACCATAATCGCCCCATTCCCGACTTTGTAAAACAACAAGGTGTGTATATTGAAGAAGCCTTTGAACAAGACCCAGGGCGTATAAATGGTGTGGTTGAGGGCTTACGTAATGCTTTAGAAGAACGTAAAGTGCCTGTCATGAGCAGCCCACAAACCCCTAATAAAATCGTGATTACCCGCATTCGAGAAAACCGTACGGTGTCTGGCTATTCAGCCAGCCGCCAAGTGCGCGAATATAATCATACGATTGAAGTCGATTATAAACTGGTCAGTCCTTACATTAACGCGCCAATTGAGCAAACTATTCGTGCTGAACGTTCGCAAGTGTATAACAGTACTTATGTATTAGGCACAGCGGAAGAAGAAATTGCGATTAAGCAAGAGTTGCAACAAGAAGCGGTACGCTTAATGTTGTTGCGCTTGCAAGCCTTGGATTTGAAATAG
- a CDS encoding secondary thiamine-phosphate synthase enzyme YjbQ, protein MQIQQHSLTIQTQTCGTYLITPQVEQLIRQSGIQTGLCHVFIHHTSASLIITENADPDVRRDLETILKRLAPDADPEYRHQDEGADDMSAHARCMLTQTELTIPITRGRSGLGTWQGLYVYEHRTGRFQRQLTVTVYGQ, encoded by the coding sequence ATGCAAATTCAACAACACAGCCTCACTATTCAAACTCAAACATGTGGTACATATCTTATTACCCCGCAAGTAGAACAGTTGATTCGACAAAGCGGCATTCAAACAGGTTTATGTCATGTGTTTATTCATCATACCAGCGCGTCATTGATTATTACTGAAAATGCTGATCCTGATGTAAGACGTGATTTAGAAACAATCTTAAAACGCTTAGCTCCGGACGCTGATCCTGAGTATCGACACCAAGACGAAGGGGCGGATGATATGAGTGCGCATGCACGTTGTATGCTGACCCAGACCGAATTGACAATACCGATTACACGGGGACGCAGTGGCTTGGGTACGTGGCAGGGTTTATATGTGTATGAACATCGCACAGGGCGTTTTCAACGACAACTGACCGTCACGGTGTACGGTCAGTAA